A window of Pusillimonas sp. T7-7 contains these coding sequences:
- a CDS encoding copper-binding protein, translated as MPSGNQRVVQALAAALASTSFYAVNAVAQEATASGEVRRIDAAAGKITIKHGAIADLELPAMTLVYHIDAALLADIKPGDKVKFTAKRENSQYVITKISK; from the coding sequence ATGCCTTCAGGGAATCAGCGCGTAGTGCAAGCACTGGCGGCCGCACTGGCCTCGACGTCTTTTTACGCTGTCAACGCTGTGGCGCAGGAAGCCACAGCTTCGGGCGAAGTGCGCCGCATTGACGCGGCAGCGGGCAAAATCACCATCAAGCATGGCGCCATTGCCGATCTTGAATTGCCGGCCATGACGCTGGTGTATCACATTGACGCTGCGCTGCTGGCCGACATCAAGCCGGGCGATAAGGTCAAGTTCACGGCCAAGCGTGAGAACAGTCAGTACGTGATCACCAAGATCTCGAAGTAG
- the hslU gene encoding ATP-dependent protease ATPase subunit HslU, translating to MSATNMTPGEIVSELDKNIVGQDRAKRSVAVALRNRWRRQQVPEPLRNEIVPKNILMIGPTGVGKTEIARRLAKLANAPFIKIEATKFTEVGYVGRDVDTIIRDLVEISVKQSRDVQMRRVRTQAEDAAEDRILDVLISPARDAQGEPVREENNARQTFRKRLREGKLDDMEIEIEVAQLAPQMEIMAPPGMEEMTEQLKGMFAGLGRDKKKPKKMTVKEAFKLLTEEEAGRRVNEDELRTSAVSNAEQNGIVFLDEIDKIATRQEHSGGDVSRQGVQRDLLPLVEGTTVNTKYGVVKTDHILFIASGAFQMSRPSDLIPELQGRFPIRVELDSLTAQDFVRILCDTDSSLTKQYHALMATEDVALHFTDEGIERLAELAFEVNERTENIGARRLYTVMEKLLEDLSFDATSSSGTTVTVDAAYVNDKLEETASSQDLARYVL from the coding sequence ATGTCCGCTACCAATATGACTCCCGGAGAAATCGTCTCCGAACTCGACAAGAATATTGTCGGCCAGGACCGTGCCAAACGCTCGGTTGCCGTCGCACTGCGCAATCGCTGGCGCCGCCAGCAAGTGCCCGAGCCGCTGCGCAACGAAATCGTGCCCAAGAATATCCTGATGATAGGGCCCACCGGCGTAGGCAAGACCGAAATCGCCCGCCGTCTGGCCAAGCTGGCCAATGCCCCCTTCATCAAGATCGAAGCCACCAAGTTCACTGAAGTCGGCTACGTGGGTCGCGATGTCGACACCATTATTCGCGACCTGGTCGAAATTTCGGTCAAACAGTCCCGCGATGTCCAGATGCGCCGCGTACGCACCCAGGCGGAAGACGCCGCCGAGGACCGCATTCTCGACGTTCTGATCTCTCCTGCACGCGACGCCCAGGGCGAGCCCGTGCGCGAAGAAAACAACGCACGCCAGACCTTCCGCAAACGCCTGCGCGAAGGCAAGCTGGACGACATGGAAATTGAAATCGAAGTGGCTCAGTTGGCGCCACAGATGGAAATCATGGCGCCCCCCGGCATGGAAGAAATGACCGAGCAGCTCAAGGGCATGTTTGCCGGCTTGGGCCGCGACAAGAAAAAACCCAAGAAAATGACCGTCAAGGAAGCCTTCAAGCTCTTGACGGAAGAAGAAGCCGGTCGCCGCGTCAACGAAGACGAACTGCGCACCAGCGCCGTTTCCAACGCCGAGCAGAACGGTATAGTGTTCCTTGACGAAATCGACAAAATCGCCACCCGCCAGGAACACTCAGGCGGCGACGTATCGCGCCAGGGCGTACAGCGCGACCTGCTGCCCCTGGTCGAAGGTACGACCGTCAATACTAAATACGGCGTGGTAAAAACCGACCACATCCTGTTCATCGCCTCGGGCGCATTCCAGATGTCGCGGCCATCCGACCTGATCCCTGAACTGCAGGGCCGCTTCCCCATCCGGGTTGAACTCGATTCGTTGACCGCGCAAGATTTCGTGCGCATTCTATGCGACACCGATTCTTCGCTGACCAAGCAATACCATGCCTTGATGGCCACCGAAGACGTCGCACTGCACTTCACCGACGAAGGCATAGAGCGTCTGGCCGAGCTTGCCTTCGAAGTCAACGAACGCACCGAAAACATCGGCGCACGTCGCCTTTATACCGTCATGGAAAAACTGCTTGAAGACCTGTCCTTCGATGCCACCTCAAGCAGCGGCACCACAGTCACCGTGGACGCCGCCTACGTGAACGACAAGCTGGAAGAAACCGCCAGCAGCCAGGACCTGGCGCGCTACGTCTTGTAA
- a CDS encoding aspartate aminotransferase family protein, with the protein MTHVFHRSPKQQLAYAVRGQGIELFDQDDKSYIDASGGAAVSCLGHGHPVVIQAIKDQLDRIAYAHSSFFTTQAAEELADFLAERSPGDLNHIYFLSGGSEAVEAAMKLARQYFVEIGQPTRRHFIARRQSYHGNTLGALAIGGNAWRREPFLPLLVPAHHVSPCYAYRDQRADETEEQYAERLAQELDQQILALGAENVAAFVAETVVGATAGALAPVKTYLKRMREVCDRHGVLLILDEVMSGMGRTGHLFACAEDGVVPDIITIAKGLGAGYQPIGAMVASDRIYDTVVAGSGFFQHGHTYMGHATACAAALAVQRVIEQEGLLGNVLQRGEQLRTELRSVLGDHPNVGDVRGRGLFVGVEFVQDKASKATLDPAQKTHAKLKKQAMQNGLMMYPMGGTIDGVHGDHVLLAPPFICKPDDITEIVSRFARTVNQVLPA; encoded by the coding sequence ATGACCCACGTATTTCATCGCAGCCCAAAGCAGCAGCTTGCCTATGCCGTGCGCGGCCAGGGAATTGAGCTGTTCGACCAGGACGACAAGTCGTATATAGACGCTTCGGGCGGTGCAGCCGTATCTTGCCTGGGGCATGGTCACCCGGTCGTCATTCAGGCCATCAAAGATCAGCTTGACCGCATTGCCTATGCCCACTCGTCGTTCTTTACCACGCAGGCGGCCGAAGAACTGGCCGATTTCCTGGCCGAGCGCTCGCCTGGCGATTTGAATCATATTTACTTTCTGTCGGGGGGCTCTGAAGCCGTTGAGGCCGCCATGAAGCTGGCGCGCCAGTATTTTGTTGAAATCGGCCAGCCTACGCGTCGCCATTTCATTGCGCGCCGCCAAAGCTACCACGGCAACACCCTGGGGGCGCTGGCCATAGGCGGCAACGCCTGGCGCCGCGAACCTTTTCTGCCGCTGTTGGTGCCCGCCCACCATGTGTCGCCCTGCTATGCCTACCGCGACCAGCGCGCCGATGAAACCGAAGAGCAATACGCCGAGCGGCTGGCGCAGGAACTGGACCAGCAGATTCTGGCGCTGGGCGCCGAGAACGTGGCGGCCTTCGTGGCCGAAACCGTCGTGGGCGCTACGGCGGGTGCGCTGGCGCCGGTCAAGACGTATCTGAAGCGCATGCGCGAAGTATGTGATCGCCATGGCGTCTTGCTGATTCTGGACGAGGTCATGTCGGGCATGGGACGCACCGGCCATTTGTTTGCCTGCGCCGAAGACGGTGTAGTGCCCGACATCATCACCATCGCCAAGGGCCTGGGGGCGGGTTACCAGCCCATAGGCGCCATGGTGGCCAGCGACCGGATTTACGATACCGTTGTGGCGGGCAGCGGCTTCTTCCAGCATGGGCATACTTATATGGGGCATGCCACTGCATGTGCGGCGGCGCTGGCGGTGCAGCGCGTCATCGAGCAGGAAGGGCTGCTGGGCAATGTGCTGCAGCGTGGCGAGCAATTGCGTACTGAATTGCGCAGTGTGCTGGGCGATCATCCCAATGTGGGCGATGTGCGCGGCCGTGGTTTGTTTGTGGGTGTGGAGTTCGTGCAAGACAAGGCCAGCAAGGCCACGCTGGATCCCGCGCAAAAGACGCATGCCAAGCTGAAGAAGCAAGCCATGCAAAACGGGTTGATGATGTACCCTATGGGCGGCACGATCGATGGTGTACACGGCGACCATGTACTGCTGGCTCCGCCCTTTATTTGCAAGCCGGACGACATCACTGAGATCGTGTCGCGCTTTGCACGCACTGTAAACCAGGTGCTGCCTGCCTGA
- a CDS encoding TRAP transporter small permease, with product MLRKVLEGLWRLETGLVAGLMLATSVLVFAQVLTRYIFLYSVPWMEELTRFLMIWMVLLGTSVAVKQKQHIVIDLVDIIVKNPRLLAYYRIGLCLAGVVFSITLAVLSYTVVERTASYGQLSGAMRIPMYLANGSFLIASLLMIVHYLEALFTNPYSREAEEALQASRS from the coding sequence ATGCTCAGAAAGGTACTCGAAGGATTATGGCGCTTGGAGACGGGTTTAGTAGCCGGGCTCATGCTGGCGACATCTGTTCTTGTCTTCGCTCAAGTGCTCACTCGCTACATATTCCTTTACTCGGTGCCTTGGATGGAGGAGCTAACGCGTTTCCTCATGATATGGATGGTGCTGCTTGGCACCTCGGTCGCTGTCAAGCAGAAGCAACACATAGTGATCGACTTAGTTGACATCATTGTAAAAAACCCGCGACTGCTTGCTTATTACCGAATCGGGTTATGCCTTGCCGGCGTTGTCTTTTCGATAACATTGGCGGTGCTTAGCTACACCGTTGTGGAGCGTACAGCCTCTTATGGGCAGCTTTCAGGAGCAATGCGGATACCTATGTACTTGGCAAACGGCAGCTTTCTAATCGCTAGCCTATTAATGATCGTGCACTATTTGGAAGCGCTTTTCACCAACCCATATTCCCGAGAGGCTGAAGAAGCACTCCAGGCCAGCCGGAGCTAA
- a CDS encoding C45 family peptidase: MLSLIEPTGSPFSVGAALGKFGAQAAHSYLIQSPSWDSVMAWRGSEAAASMLALVDAHFPQIRQELEGLASGLELPFEDVFLWNCRGDLWSMPPDGCTTVQLPGNGQPRITHNEDGDPGFAGHCGIGLFTPDNGPAFASFVYPASIPGHTFAVTAHGLVMTVNNLRSRQITAGVPRMVLTRAILNQTHLDDALTLLRRATKSGGFHLSLAQRGQADLYSVEFNTLGVSAHTITAPALHANHLIHPALKDHPQLVTDSSCYRQERGDAMLAQGQHDPLVILADQANQTFPIYRNAPDDSDNENTMATADIHVGADQIEWSVYEHPGQAARYKLTDARLQ; encoded by the coding sequence ATGTTGTCACTGATCGAACCCACCGGATCGCCCTTCAGCGTAGGCGCCGCCCTGGGAAAGTTTGGGGCGCAAGCAGCCCACAGCTACCTGATCCAGTCGCCGTCGTGGGACAGCGTCATGGCCTGGCGCGGCAGCGAAGCCGCAGCATCCATGCTGGCCCTGGTCGACGCCCACTTTCCGCAAATACGGCAAGAACTGGAAGGCCTGGCCAGCGGCCTGGAGCTACCCTTTGAAGACGTCTTTCTATGGAATTGCCGCGGCGACCTATGGTCCATGCCGCCAGATGGCTGCACCACGGTACAGTTGCCAGGCAACGGGCAGCCACGCATCACCCACAACGAAGACGGCGATCCGGGCTTTGCCGGGCATTGCGGCATAGGCCTGTTCACGCCCGACAACGGCCCTGCCTTCGCTTCCTTCGTGTATCCGGCATCGATTCCGGGGCATACCTTTGCCGTGACTGCGCACGGCCTGGTCATGACGGTCAACAACCTGCGTTCACGCCAGATCACGGCAGGTGTGCCCCGCATGGTGCTGACACGCGCAATACTGAATCAAACCCATCTTGACGACGCCCTGACCTTGCTGCGCAGGGCAACAAAATCCGGCGGCTTTCACCTGAGCCTGGCGCAACGCGGTCAAGCTGACTTATACAGCGTGGAATTCAACACCCTGGGCGTATCGGCGCACACCATTACCGCGCCTGCCCTGCATGCCAATCACTTGATTCACCCCGCTCTAAAGGATCATCCGCAGCTTGTTACCGATTCATCATGCTATCGGCAAGAACGCGGCGATGCCATGCTGGCCCAGGGCCAGCATGACCCTCTGGTCATTCTGGCCGACCAGGCCAATCAGACATTTCCCATTTACCGCAACGCACCCGACGACAGCGACAACGAAAACACCATGGCCACCGCCGACATCCACGTCGGCGCCGACCAGATCGAATGGTCTGTATACGAGCATCCCGGCCAGGCTGCCCGCTACAAACTGACCGACGCGCGCTTACAGTAG
- the hslV gene encoding ATP-dependent protease subunit HslV: protein MEQFHATTIICVRRGEHVALGGDGQVTLGNIVIKGTARKIRRLYNDKILAGFAGATADAFTLQERFEAKLEKHQGNLMRSAVELTKDWRTDRVLRRLEAMLIVADKEHTLVLTGNGDVLEPENGLAAIGSGGAYAQSAALALLQSTDMAPADIVKKSLEIAGDLCIYTNQNHIVETL from the coding sequence ATGGAACAATTTCACGCCACCACCATTATTTGCGTTCGCCGCGGCGAACACGTCGCCCTGGGCGGCGACGGCCAGGTCACCCTGGGCAATATCGTCATCAAAGGCACAGCGCGCAAAATACGCCGCCTGTATAACGACAAGATTCTTGCCGGCTTTGCCGGCGCCACCGCTGATGCCTTCACCCTGCAGGAACGCTTCGAAGCCAAGCTGGAAAAACATCAGGGCAACCTGATGCGCTCCGCGGTCGAGCTGACCAAAGACTGGCGTACCGACCGCGTGCTGCGCCGTCTTGAGGCCATGCTGATCGTGGCCGACAAGGAACACACCCTGGTACTGACCGGCAACGGCGACGTACTGGAACCCGAAAACGGCCTGGCGGCCATCGGTTCGGGCGGCGCCTATGCACAATCCGCCGCATTGGCCCTTTTGCAAAGCACCGACATGGCCCCCGCCGATATCGTCAAGAAATCACTGGAGATCGCGGGCGATTTGTGCATTTATACAAATCAAAACCATATCGTCGAAACACTTTAA
- a CDS encoding TRAP transporter large permease, with product MALFSSFLLVIALGIPIAFAFAISGMLYLVVGDSLSLDLDNVVTIAFSGLDSFVLMSIPFFIFAGDLMNQGGIIDRLIRLSGLILGSSRSAMGGISVLTSTFFGAISGSSAASVAAIGSIMVPEMEKQGYRKPAAASLVAAAGFIGILIPPSIPLILYGLASGTSIGALFLAGIGPGLLIMLAFMLLNAYLARKNPLPSGTGQSTVTAKEAFSIIIDALPGLFLPVLILGGIYSGMFTPTEAAAVAVFYAILVGKFVYKSFSFSALPRIALGSAVTSATIMIIIGFSAFFGRLMTLDQIPASISEMLLSLTSNPFWLTLLMNGFLLFLGMFVETATIIMIATPILLPLAVQLGIDPVHFGVIMIMNLSVGLITPPMALNLFVAARISGLELRHLARPILPYVVTSLILLLIISYVPQLSMYLPTAFK from the coding sequence ATGGCACTTTTTTCATCCTTTCTATTGGTCATTGCACTGGGCATACCCATCGCGTTTGCCTTTGCCATTTCCGGAATGTTGTATTTGGTTGTCGGGGATTCTCTTTCTCTGGATTTGGATAATGTAGTCACGATAGCCTTCAGCGGTCTGGACTCTTTTGTGCTTATGTCCATTCCGTTCTTCATCTTTGCGGGTGACCTCATGAATCAGGGAGGCATCATAGACCGGCTCATCAGACTATCCGGGCTGATTCTGGGCAGTAGCCGCAGTGCCATGGGGGGCATTAGCGTATTGACGTCCACATTTTTCGGCGCCATCTCTGGGTCATCAGCCGCCTCCGTAGCGGCGATAGGGTCGATCATGGTGCCGGAAATGGAGAAGCAAGGCTATAGAAAGCCTGCGGCAGCCAGTCTGGTCGCAGCTGCGGGCTTTATCGGGATACTGATTCCGCCAAGTATCCCTTTGATTCTCTACGGGCTGGCCTCGGGCACGTCAATTGGTGCGCTGTTCCTGGCGGGCATAGGGCCTGGCCTTCTCATCATGCTAGCCTTCATGTTGTTGAATGCCTATCTGGCGAGAAAAAACCCCCTCCCCAGCGGGACGGGGCAAAGCACTGTCACTGCTAAAGAAGCATTCAGCATCATTATCGACGCGCTACCAGGATTGTTCCTGCCAGTATTGATCCTGGGAGGCATCTATTCGGGCATGTTCACGCCCACGGAAGCAGCGGCCGTCGCTGTTTTCTACGCGATATTGGTAGGCAAGTTCGTTTATAAAAGTTTTAGTTTCTCGGCACTTCCACGTATCGCTCTCGGATCGGCGGTCACCTCGGCGACCATTATGATCATCATCGGTTTTTCCGCCTTTTTTGGCCGCCTGATGACGCTGGATCAGATACCCGCCTCCATCTCAGAGATGCTACTCAGCCTGACTTCAAATCCGTTCTGGTTGACGTTATTGATGAACGGATTCCTGTTGTTTCTAGGCATGTTTGTGGAAACCGCTACGATCATTATGATTGCCACGCCCATACTCCTGCCCCTTGCCGTTCAGTTGGGTATCGACCCGGTGCATTTCGGTGTCATCATGATCATGAACCTTTCGGTGGGCCTTATTACGCCTCCGATGGCGTTGAACCTCTTTGTGGCAGCCCGCATCTCCGGGCTTGAATTGCGGCATCTGGCGAGACCCATTCTTCCTTATGTCGTTACCTCACTAATCTTGTTATTGATCATCAGCTACGTGCCTCAACTCAGCATGTATTTGCCAACAGCCTTTAAGTAG
- a CDS encoding DctP family TRAP transporter solute-binding subunit → MLSKLMASIAAVTTVLILAATSPVHAEKTIKINLAHGGDPVHPWNTAAKQFAKEVQEKSNGALTVRIYTAGQMGSDREMLESTQSGALQMSAISTMAMSGFEPSLQIFDLPYLMPSYELAYKVLDGEIGQEVAEKLKKKGVRNLAYWENDYRQLSNSKKPIVTVEDVAGLKIRVPETPILISWLEALKAIPTPIAYTELYTSLQQGVVDGQDNGIFLMHSAKYYEVQKYYTLTNHIYAPVAFLINERFFNKLSGEQQQIIQEAAEHARDYQRSLSKDLRNERLSEMKQAGLEVTELSPEALQQFRESAQPVYEKMKSVVDERLLQKILDLK, encoded by the coding sequence ATGTTGAGCAAATTAATGGCATCTATAGCCGCTGTCACCACGGTATTAATCCTCGCCGCTACTTCACCCGTGCATGCAGAAAAAACCATAAAAATAAACCTTGCTCATGGAGGTGACCCTGTACATCCTTGGAACACAGCAGCTAAGCAATTTGCGAAAGAAGTACAAGAGAAATCCAATGGCGCTTTGACGGTCCGGATATATACCGCAGGCCAAATGGGTAGTGATCGGGAAATGCTTGAGTCGACTCAGTCTGGAGCCTTACAGATGAGTGCTATTAGCACCATGGCGATGTCGGGATTCGAGCCATCCCTTCAGATATTTGATCTTCCCTATCTCATGCCGAGCTATGAACTGGCTTATAAGGTTTTGGACGGTGAGATAGGTCAAGAGGTTGCTGAAAAACTAAAGAAGAAGGGTGTGCGTAACCTCGCCTACTGGGAAAACGATTACCGACAGTTGAGTAATAGTAAAAAGCCTATCGTAACTGTAGAAGATGTCGCAGGCCTAAAGATCAGAGTTCCTGAAACTCCAATCCTAATTAGTTGGTTGGAAGCGTTGAAAGCCATTCCCACTCCCATCGCCTACACGGAGCTGTATACCTCTTTACAACAAGGTGTGGTCGACGGCCAGGATAACGGGATATTTCTTATGCATTCGGCAAAGTATTATGAAGTGCAAAAGTACTACACCCTAACCAATCACATCTATGCTCCGGTTGCCTTCCTGATCAATGAGCGTTTTTTTAACAAACTGTCTGGTGAGCAGCAGCAAATTATTCAGGAGGCGGCTGAGCATGCTCGCGACTATCAGCGTTCATTAAGCAAGGATTTACGTAATGAGCGTCTGAGTGAAATGAAACAGGCCGGGCTCGAAGTCACAGAGCTCTCTCCCGAGGCGCTGCAGCAATTTCGCGAAAGCGCACAGCCAGTCTACGAGAAAATGAAATCCGTCGTGGATGAGAGATTGCTCCAGAAAATTCTTGATCTGAAATGA
- a CDS encoding ABC transporter ATP-binding protein, whose product MSGPDTILSLQDVQRRYSQPVDMVERLGRMLKGGGPPRSVLAVAGVDLDVRAGEVIGLVGESGCGKSTLGRMLTGILPPSSGRILYKGTPTGKLSTAQRREYELGVQMIFQDPFSSLNPRMRVLDIIGEGPVVHGLVKRAAKEAYVSELMQKVGLDPAYRSRYPHQFSGGQRQRIGVARALALKPSVLVCDEAVAALDVSIQAQVLNLFIQLRHEFALTYIFISHNLGVVSHISDRVAIMYLGRIVELADTDTIFSRANHPYTQALIKELPVIRTGRRQFDPIKGELPSPIDPPPGCPFHPRCPQAMDRCKVERPLLRDINIGGAQHLSACHLNQETS is encoded by the coding sequence ATGAGCGGCCCCGATACGATACTGAGCTTGCAGGATGTGCAGCGTCGCTATAGTCAGCCGGTGGATATGGTGGAACGCCTGGGGCGCATGCTCAAGGGGGGCGGCCCGCCGCGTTCGGTGCTGGCCGTGGCAGGGGTGGACCTGGATGTGCGCGCAGGCGAGGTCATCGGGCTGGTGGGCGAATCGGGTTGTGGCAAGTCCACCCTGGGCCGCATGTTGACGGGCATATTGCCGCCCAGCAGCGGCCGGATTCTGTACAAGGGCACGCCCACAGGCAAGTTGTCGACCGCCCAGCGGCGCGAGTACGAGTTGGGCGTGCAGATGATCTTCCAGGACCCCTTTTCGTCGCTGAATCCGCGCATGCGGGTGCTGGATATTATCGGTGAAGGGCCGGTGGTGCATGGCCTGGTCAAAAGGGCGGCCAAAGAAGCTTATGTGTCCGAACTCATGCAAAAGGTCGGGCTGGATCCGGCCTATCGCTCTCGTTATCCGCATCAGTTTTCGGGCGGCCAGCGTCAGCGCATAGGCGTGGCGCGTGCCCTGGCCCTGAAACCGTCGGTGCTGGTGTGCGACGAAGCCGTGGCGGCGCTCGATGTATCGATTCAGGCGCAGGTGCTGAATCTATTCATACAGCTTCGCCATGAGTTTGCGCTGACCTATATCTTCATCAGTCATAACCTGGGCGTGGTCAGCCATATTTCCGATCGGGTGGCCATTATGTATTTGGGCCGCATCGTAGAGCTGGCCGACACCGATACCATTTTCAGCCGTGCCAACCATCCGTATACACAGGCCTTGATCAAGGAGCTGCCCGTGATCCGCACGGGCCGGCGCCAGTTCGATCCGATCAAGGGCGAACTGCCTTCGCCCATTGATCCGCCGCCCGGGTGCCCCTTTCATCCGCGGTGCCCGCAGGCCATGGATCGATGCAAGGTGGAACGCCCTTTGCTAAGAGACATCAATATTGGGGGCGCACAGCATTTGAGCGCCTGTCATTTGAATCAGGAGACCTCATGA
- a CDS encoding N-formylglutamate amidohydrolase, with product MKFADADFDPYELLLPTSSAIPLVCDSPHSGTTYPADFLYSIAVSELRSAEDTYVHELWQAIPSVGGSLLAANFPRSYIDPNRDVDDIDAKLLAEPWPSALHPTEKSRLGHGLIWSKGRTQPIYDRKLWVAEVENRIASYHQPYHEALARQVEAAHERFGVVWHLNLHSMPSNSYEVLEIETDKPLADFVLGDRDGTTCDPTLIGIIEDFLLERGYTVARNDPFKGVALIARMGRPDDNRHSLQIEVNRALYMDEGSYEKSANFAVLQTDLTLLSARVAEFVKSLL from the coding sequence ATGAAATTTGCCGACGCCGACTTCGATCCGTATGAATTGCTGCTGCCAACCAGCAGCGCCATACCCCTGGTGTGCGACTCGCCGCATAGCGGCACGACTTATCCGGCCGATTTCCTATACAGCATAGCGGTATCGGAACTGCGCTCGGCTGAAGACACTTATGTGCATGAGTTGTGGCAGGCGATTCCTTCGGTGGGCGGCAGTTTGCTGGCGGCCAATTTCCCGCGCTCGTATATCGACCCCAACCGCGATGTGGACGATATCGATGCCAAGCTGTTGGCCGAGCCCTGGCCATCAGCGCTGCATCCCACAGAGAAATCCAGGCTGGGTCATGGGCTGATCTGGAGCAAGGGCCGTACCCAGCCCATATATGACCGCAAGTTGTGGGTGGCCGAGGTCGAGAACCGCATAGCCAGCTATCACCAGCCCTATCACGAAGCCCTGGCGCGGCAAGTCGAAGCCGCGCATGAGCGCTTTGGCGTGGTGTGGCACTTGAACCTGCATTCCATGCCCTCCAATTCCTACGAGGTGCTGGAGATCGAGACAGACAAACCTTTGGCGGACTTTGTGCTGGGCGACCGTGACGGCACGACGTGCGATCCCACGCTGATCGGTATTATTGAAGACTTTCTGCTTGAGCGCGGCTACACCGTGGCCCGAAACGATCCCTTCAAAGGGGTGGCGCTGATCGCCCGCATGGGGCGGCCCGACGACAACCGGCACAGCCTGCAGATAGAGGTGAACCGGGCTTTGTATATGGACGAGGGCAGCTACGAAAAAAGCGCCAACTTTGCAGTGCTGCAAACCGACCTGACACTACTGAGCGCCAGAGTGGCCGAGTTCGTGAAGTCGCTACTGTAA
- a CDS encoding MurR/RpiR family transcriptional regulator produces the protein MSKSSPRLNQDAAPASLEALTARIQRDFTDMTPQFQVGARHLLDFPLDIPVASMRKIAEQAGVQPATLLRLAKALGYAGWPELKAVFVQSMQQSPKRYADRARELLHDKNPANALARAVAAQADNIRLIETSNTQSFPSAVQLLSKARQVYVAGFRASHAPAFLFQYQYRLFRPSVTLLRGDAGALEMELRALSKNDTVVIIGFAPYSNEALRVAHAAQRAGSRVLAICDSAVAPIALDADCVLLFSTETPSFFPSSAAASALVELLIEQLLAKAGKQAITRIEDAEDQLHQTGAYL, from the coding sequence ATGTCCAAGTCTTCACCCCGGCTCAATCAAGACGCCGCCCCCGCCAGTCTGGAGGCCCTTACGGCCCGCATCCAGCGCGATTTCACGGACATGACGCCGCAATTCCAGGTGGGCGCCCGCCATTTGCTGGACTTTCCGCTCGACATCCCTGTGGCCTCCATGCGGAAAATTGCCGAACAGGCGGGCGTGCAACCAGCCACTCTCTTGCGGCTGGCCAAGGCCTTGGGCTATGCCGGCTGGCCGGAACTGAAAGCCGTGTTTGTGCAGTCCATGCAACAAAGCCCCAAGCGCTACGCCGACCGCGCCCGCGAACTGCTGCACGACAAAAATCCGGCCAACGCCCTGGCACGGGCTGTGGCGGCACAGGCCGACAATATCCGCCTGATTGAAACCAGCAACACCCAAAGTTTTCCGTCGGCAGTCCAGCTGCTGTCCAAAGCCCGTCAGGTCTATGTGGCAGGCTTTCGGGCCTCGCACGCACCGGCCTTTCTGTTTCAATATCAATACCGCCTGTTCCGCCCTTCCGTCACCCTCTTGCGTGGTGACGCAGGCGCGCTTGAAATGGAATTGCGCGCCTTGTCCAAAAACGATACTGTGGTGATTATCGGTTTTGCGCCCTACTCCAACGAAGCCTTGCGGGTGGCTCACGCCGCGCAGCGGGCGGGCAGCCGCGTACTGGCCATCTGCGACAGCGCCGTGGCGCCCATTGCCCTTGATGCCGACTGCGTGCTGCTGTTTTCCACCGAAACGCCCTCTTTCTTTCCGTCCAGCGCCGCAGCATCCGCGCTGGTCGAGCTGCTGATAGAGCAGTTGCTGGCCAAGGCAGGCAAGCAGGCCATCACCCGCATCGAAGACGCCGAAGACCAGCTGCACCAAACCGGCGCCTACCTGTAA
- a CDS encoding carboxymuconolactone decarboxylase family protein: MARLPYADLTHPEVSPLVEQIVAERGSVLHLYQMLLQSPPIARGWLNHLTGIRHHNSLSGALREMVIMRIAHLNGAPYEADQHAPIALKEGMTQAQLDALPQWEGSELFSEQERAVLAYTDSMTREVQVPDAVFDAVRPFFEPRQLVELTATVATYNMVSRFLEALQIHSHDER; the protein is encoded by the coding sequence ATGGCCCGTTTACCCTATGCCGACCTGACGCATCCTGAAGTCAGTCCGCTGGTCGAGCAGATTGTCGCCGAGCGCGGCAGTGTGCTGCATCTTTATCAAATGCTGTTGCAAAGTCCGCCTATTGCGCGTGGCTGGCTGAATCACCTTACGGGCATTCGGCACCATAATTCGTTAAGTGGCGCTTTGCGTGAGATGGTGATTATGCGGATTGCGCATTTGAATGGCGCGCCTTACGAAGCTGATCAGCATGCGCCGATTGCCTTGAAGGAAGGTATGACGCAGGCGCAGCTTGATGCTTTGCCGCAGTGGGAAGGGTCTGAGTTGTTCAGCGAGCAGGAAAGGGCGGTGTTGGCGTATACCGATAGCATGACGCGTGAGGTGCAGGTGCCTGATGCGGTGTTTGACGCGGTACGGCCTTTTTTCGAGCCTCGGCAGTTGGTTGAGTTGACGGCGACGGTTGCTACTTACAATATGGTGTCGCGGTTTTTAGAGGCGCTGCAGATTCATTCGCATGACGAGCGTTGA